Genomic segment of Syngnathus acus chromosome 10, fSynAcu1.2, whole genome shotgun sequence:
GTCCACTGTTGGACGAACGAGTGTATGAACATAAAGTCTGTACCTCATCACACCGGATGTCCGGGGTGACTTCCAGTGCGACATCGTCCGTCTGCAGCAGGTTTTTGGTGGTGTGAAGTAAATGCTCCAACCGGATTCGGACAGTGTAGCGCAGGGTTTCGTAGTCGCTCTCCCCCTCGCCCCACTCCTCCTCGGCCCGGGCGATGGCACAGTGCAGAAGGCCCAGGCACTGGCGCAGGGCGGCGTGCATCCGCCGCGCTGCCTCTTCCGGGTCTGGCTCCTCTGTGCTCGAGCCCAGGGACACCATGCGGCCACCTTCGGCGGGCAGCTCCGACAAGAAGGTCTCCTGCTCCGTCTGGAAGCGGTTGTGATTTCACAGTCGTATTGATTATTAGATGGATtgcgtcaacaaagcccgggcacaaaaatacacaatccATTAGGGAAGTTGGAGACCATAGATGGAAATGGGTGGTGGCTCGCCGTTAGTTTGATGACTGTCCGCATCCTGATGCGCACAGGACACGTAGGGCCCAACCGAGCGTTTCCACGGTCATGCTTGGCCAACAACTCAAACAATTCACAATTTAGCATCCCCTGTTCTAATCCAAAGCCTTCACAGATGAGAGATGAAACGTCTTCGAAGAAAATCGGAGCAGTCCGGTTGCGACTGATTGAATGGCCTGAGATAGAGACGACCCTGAATGAAGGACAATAGTCACAAGCATCAGGACGTAGTACGTGCATCCAGATGCTATTGGACAAAATCTCCATGGCGACACCTTCAGACGACAACTTCCAAAgatgaatggaaaaaataaatctatttttaaaaatgattttctttcttgaaaTTATAATTTAGAATTACAGTCATTTAAATTTagtcaactgtttttttttttgtacagctGGCCGCATCAGGACAAATATAACACAGAAaaactgaatttaaaaaaagtaattgtatataatttatatttaaaaacatttaaccgtaataataaaagatgtgaaataaaaacaaagctatATAatctacaataaaaataaaaacacacaacacaaaaatatctaaaaataaaacatagatattttgtatttaattatttaatgcaCCCCGTTCCATTATTcctcaaaagaaaaattgtaGATATAGAGAATACAAATATTgaattacaaaagaaaaattgtaGATATAGAGAATACAAATATTGAATTACAtgtcaaataaaaccaaattatcatttaaaagtaattaacacCCCTCTTCAAGTCTTTCCAAAAAGCAATGTACTGtttacaaaaatgcaaatgcaaaaaaaacacaaaatcaaattaaaacaaaattgttgaTATAAagtaaattttttaaaaataaatttctatttaaaaaaattaaatattcaatatatgaatatttaattttctttgtgCCATGGCAATAAAACTGAGGCctataattaaaatacatttatctAGCTGGTCTGCTTTATTACTACGTGATGCATTGCAGTCCCACGCAGCAACCCACGGTAGTAATTCCAAGTAGAAACGTACCGTTAAGTGAACCGTACCAAAATCGAGCATGACAATGAAGGTACGATTTATATTACGTTGGATATCTAAATTATCGAGACTCACGTATAACTGGAGCAATCGGGAACATTCATATTGAAGCAGCCGGGCAAGGGACAGCGCTTTGCCCGTCGGCGAGCCACCAGGCACAGGCGTGTTGGGCGAACTcatcccctcctcctcctcttgctgctgctgctcggccATTCCGCACTCACTCGCTCCACTCCGAATTCGTGCGACGCTTCGGTTGCGGCCCACCCACCCAGCTAGGGGCGATGCCTAAAGGTGTTCGTTTGCGTGCTCCGGCGGCCCGGGAGGGAAGAAAGCGCGTGCTCGTTGATGTCGCTGGAGGTGGACGTTAATTGGTTCCGGCGAGCACCGGTGGCCAGGGGGCGTTTTTAGGGGGACGCACAGGGGAGATAgaagagtctttttttttttttctgcagcgACCCACCCACTCGGGCAACTATGGCAAGCACGCACTGTATTggcgtctctctctctctctctctctctctctctctctctctctctctctctctctctctctctctctctctctctctctctctctctctctctctctctctctctttctctctggattatgtttttaaagtgGTCATTTAATTGCCCTTGAAATTAATTGCCCTAGGGggaacattgtttttgttgtttttatttccagtATGATAtaactaataataaaataataaaaaaaacaaatcagcgattacaatgatgatgatgtgatGATGATTACTTGTAGGGAAAAGAGGTGGAAGAGGAAATCTTAACTCGAGTTTAAACAATTTTCCCGCCTGCCACCAGGTAGAGACAAAGGACAAGTGACAGTTCAAGTCCTGGCTGCTTTTGGCCGGCCTGCCACACCTATAGTGATAGCAACAAGGATTAACTtgatttttatgttattttacgacacaaacacaacaatggAAAAACTGACAAACGCAACTCATTGATTTATTCATCTTAAATTACTTCTCAATGCTGACAAGACAAagttattattgttttcaaatcataaAACAAGTGCCTCAAACTCCGCCAGTATGTCATTGAAGTGgctcatgaataaaaaaatacattgtaaTTGATGACTCCCTCACTTTTAAACCTCTTATTGAGAAATTCAAACTTAAATTTGGGTTTCTtcttctatattttttttgtcttggactAGTATGTTTACCATGCTTTGTTGATGTTCATCACAAAAATTCTTTCAAACTGAGAGAATTTGAGACTGCCTCAGTaatttgtaattgttttaCTTAGTAGTCTATGTGTAACTATTTCTGCATTTTGGCCAGGATTTCCTTGCAAAAAAGTGCCACCCCCCAGTTGAATAaaggttaaataaataaaaaaggaaatggaaTTCACAAACCTAAATCTAAACGCTAGCTGTAGCAACTGTGACATTATCTAAAAATATAAGATTTTCGGTTTCAGTTTTGGCAAAATTGTGGTGAAACAAGTTCAAGTCGTTCTTCACAGCTCAAGTGAGACGAGAAATGTTCAGTAAAATCACAGACATCAGTCgtcatttcattgttatttGGGTGTGATCTCATGTCGAAATGCTTAACTGGAAACATCATGATTAGTTTTAACTTCCGTATGATTTCAGAAGATAAATTATGATCCATTTGACTATTTCCCCTATATTTTTCCCAAGAGAAAAACAGTGTTCATCCTAAATCATCATTTCTGATGAATAGTCCTAATAATCTTTTCTGTtgccaaaaatgcaaatgagaaaacattgaagccttctttaaaaaaaaaaaatgtttacaatggACAACGGACCAACGTTTTCCCTTTCGTGAAGACTTTGCGTGGGCATAAGGTTGCGTGGACAACATGGAGAAAATGGAACCTTCTCTTGACTCAGGTTTCAATGGGccctcttgtttttacttcatACTTGACAGGTGGTAGCTTGCCCATGAGTTgccatttccattttcttaGCTGGATATATGGTGACAAAGCAATATTACATTGCGACAGAATGACTTGCAGATGCTCAGACAATGCGAATTGCCTCAAATTGTTTCTCAGTGCTGTGGGCAGTGTTTTTGTCCTCCAGTGACTAATCACGCCATTTTCCCAAACACTTGATGTGATTGTCCTTGATGGATTCAATGACTTGTATGAGGAAATTAAACTGTTGCCTTTCCTGAAATAACAAAGACGCTCTTCCGTCAGCTCCTTCCTTTAAGAAAAACGATTGAATAGTTGGATAAGACAAATGGAATGCTCAAACTTGTCTATGGAAGGaaccagttttttttgttatatcTTTCGACATCACTTGATGCCACGAAACCTATGGCAAAAATGTTGACTGGTGTCACTTCTCTTACACCTTCCTCCCCATATATATATCCACATTAGGACTGAGCAACACAGCAGGGTGGACaaacccacacacaaacatctgTTTTGTAATTATGCAGGTATCAAAAttttaaaacacaacaaaaggcAACAGGTAGGTGTTTTTTATGTTTCAAGATTTTATGTaagatttttctttattttgtcaaaGTGGTAAAAATTGGTAACATtcaaaaacacttttacatgaaatattttattagtaATATCTAATTAGATATAAGCTataataattttgtattttttattgttttttaagtggtattttgaaattttggcaTGTAGGTAAGggaataatattttataaaataaaatttgtatAAAATGTAATTCATTTAAAACCACAAttgatttgttatttattaggATTTGTCAGTCCGCATGTGTGGGTATTGTTAGATTATTTTTCGAGATTATTAACAGACTAAGGTGTTGAATTCACAATGCAATCAATGCCAATGGTTgaacaaatttgccatttttggGGTCTCCTGAAAAGTGATGGAGGAATGAGGTATGAGGAATTTGCCTGACACCTACAATTTTATACATACTAGGGATTGGATTCGCTCTTATAATCACCATTCGTCACTCGAGGGAAAATCAACAAACAACTTCCAAGTGGATTCGTCATTTGCAGGGTTTGGGGTACGTATTTCCCCAATATTACATAAAAATTGCCCTAAATAGCAATTGCAGAAGACTTAAATAGTGCTTTAGCTACACCAGGGGTTTCCTCATGCAGAGAAATAGCTTATTGTTAGTTCTAACTACAGGCTGTTGTATTATACTTTTAAGCCTCGGCTAATATATAAACTGGAAGtgctgtgaatgttttttgtttttctttggtttGAGTAGCCCTGTGATTGGGGGCCACTGCTATATAGCATATTTACATGAATCCACAtcttctgtaaaaaaaaaataaaaatcatcatgATATCGTTTCACGGGAAAACGAGAACATTCTCAGTCATTTATACCAAATAGAActggaaatatatatataattgttACTCGTCCGTAACTGCAATAAGTGCCTGACTTGATATAGtaagtgtttacattttgcaggTTCTAGGAGAGAAACAATGAGTGCTGCGCCATGGTTATCAGTTTTGCTACTGTTTCATGGTAAGTATGCCATGGTATGAAGAAAATTactgatcattttataactACTACTACTCTTAATCTTTCTAATATTCACATCTTCACTCAAGTTGTTACAACTAAAACTGGAGCCGATACGACAATGCTATCGACAACTGCAGTGGTAACAACTGATGGTGCAACAACCACTGGAGTTACATCTGCAACTGGAGAAACAACAACTGGAACAGAAACAACAACCGGAATAGCGACAACAACCATAGTAGGGACGACAACCGGAGCAGGGACAACTGTTGGTGCAACAACTACTGGACAGTTAACTACAACTGGAGACCCAACAACCGGAACACCAACAGCTGAAGTGGAGACAGCAACCAGAGTAGCGATGACAACTGACGATGCAACAACCACTGGTGTTTCAACTGCAAGTGAAGAAACAACAACTGGAAGTGAAGAAACAACAACCGGAATAGTGACAACAACTATAGTAGAGACGACAACCGGAGCAGTGGCAACAACTGGTGGTACAACAACTATTGGAGTTTTAACTCCAACTGAAGAAGCAACAACCGGAACACCGACAGCTGAAGTGGAGACAACAACCGGAGTAGCGACAACTGAACTGGAGACGACAACCGGAGTAGAAACAACTGGTGGTGCAACAACTACTGGAGTTTTGACTGCAACTGGAATACTGACAACAACCGACGTGGAGACGACAACCGGAATAGCGGTAACAACTGATGGTGCAACAACCACTGGAGTTTCAACTGCAACTGGAGCAACAAcaactgaaataaaaacaacaactggaaTAGCGACAACAACCATAGTGGAGACGACAACCGAAGCAGTGACAACAACTGTTGGTGCAACAACTACTGGAGAGTTAACTACAACTGGAGACGCAACAACTGGAACACCAACAGCTGAAGTGGAGACAACAACCAGAGTAGCGACGACAACTGACGATGCAACAACCACTGGTGTTTCAACTGCAAGTGAAGAAACAACAACTGGAAgtgaagaaacaacaacaggaaTAGCGACAACAACTGAAGTGGAGACAACAACCGGAATAGCGGTAACAACTGATGGTGCAACAACCACTGGAGTTTCAACTACAACTGGAGAAACAACAACTGAAATAGAAACAACAACTGGAACAGCGACAACAACCATTGAAGAGACGACAACCGGAGCAGTGACAACAACTGTTGGTGCAACAACTACTGGAGAGTTAACTACAACTGGAGACACAACAACGGAATACCAACAACTGTTGGTGCAACAACTACTGGAGAGTTAACTACAACTGGAGACACAACAACGGGAATACCAAAAGCTGAAGTGGAGACAACAACCGGAGTAGCGACAACAACTGACGGTGCCACAACCACTGGAGTTTCAACTGCAAGTGAAGGAACAACAActagaataaaaatgacaaccgGACTCGCAACAACTAGTAGACACACAGTAGCAACAACAACCAAAGGTGCAACAACAGCTAGTGCGATAAACACAACCCCTCTATCTACCACaaccacagcaacaacaactacCACAACCCTTCCACCGCCTCCGGTTGTTATTACCGTTGTTGTCAGGGTTGTTGCAGTACTGTTTGTAACATATGTACCAGAATTGGCTAACCCCGAGAGTCCACAATTCATTGCACTTGCTCAGAAGTCTTTTTAGTGGTGAGTACAATGTTGGTTTGGTGTTTAGTTGTTGGGCATCACAGAAGCTACAGTAACATTTGCATTCTCACCACAGTACGACTTTGTATACAGAAGGAGGTACAGAACCTACAACAACTGTGTCGTTAGAGGCTTCAGGTAATGTCACCTCTTAATTGATGCAAATGTCATCACATAATGTCAATAACACATTGCCAACACAGGCCCGCCGTGGCCCGGGTCCGGATGGAAAACACTGAGGCGGACGTGGCCATCGAGTTCAACAACAACCTAACAGATGAAGCAATTCCCAGCGAAGACGCCGTGGTCGAAACGTTACGAGAGGCCGTGGCTGACCCCAACAACAATTTCAACGTGATCTTTGATGAGCAGTCCATACAACTTCTTGGTAATGGCTATCGCCCATCCAGCCCGGATCCACTCCTGGATTCATCCGCTTAATGTTCTGCGAttgttattttacagtcaCAAACACTGTCGCACCGACGACAACTACCGTCGAGGCGCTCACGACGCGACGGGTGACTTCCGATCAGCGGGGAGAGCGGTTCACCACGGACTTGTTGGATTCATCTACAGCAGCATTTCGCATTCGAGCATTTGTTATCAAAACAACGGTAAACACCTGAGCTAACTCACTcatatataaaaacatttaaaacaaattaaaaaaataaccaatgGATAAAAATTATGACATTTTTCTAGTGAAATGACTTGACCAGCGTAATTACATTGCAACTTGTAACATATAAAAAATGGTCTTTCTTGTAAATGACAACATTTACCTCACATAACTTCATCGgtatttgacttttaaatgtgcaATATGTTAAGAATGCCGCCATTTTTCTTGTAGGATGACATCTGTACCTCTTGTTTGCTTTTCCACAGCTTGAACCACCGTACCAATTGAAATTCACTTCATTCCGAACCCTGAACGTGGTTTCATTCAGGTTGGTTATTGCTTAAGGTGTTCATGGCATTAATCATAATTAAGGATGAGCTAGTAGCAGATACAATTTTAGGTACGggtatcaaaaataaaaatgatgagaATATAAATACAAGGTGTACAAGTGTGTCTTTTCTGTTTGGCAGTAATGGCTCCATCCTCAACAACATGGATATAACTTTTGAATCTGGCTCGGTGCCCAACAACAGCGCCATCGCGAGCGTTCTGGTGGACGTCGCCGACAGTGTCACGGGCTTTGACATAGACACATCTTACATTTTTGTGGATGGCTCACGTAAGTCATACATAAAGTGTCCATGACCCGTTCTGGTTATGTACATAATAAATGacttcatgttttgttttctcttgcaGAAGTTTCACATGGATCGAATCACAAAGCAAATTTGATCAGTACCTCCTGCCTAgtgttgttgtcatggttactGGCAAAGCAGCAATAATAATGGGAGTAAATGAATATTATTACTAACAATATCATGTGCGACAGTAATTTTAAATGTGTCATATTatgaaatatacatttttgtaaaatgacaagagTGTTTATCACTGGCTAAAACCGCTCTTATCTATTTCCACCCTGAAGACACATAAATTGGGACACCCTTACAAACCGTCAAAATGGTAAGATTATACGAACAAAACAACATGACATTTAAGCATGTGTGGTATTTGTGTTCACATTCCTCCCACATGCCGTTGATATATCTGCAGAGATTGCATTGAAAACACCGAAGCCTGCGGATTGTTAGTCAACCGGTGGAACCGTATCAGCTAATCAGCAAACGTCGGAAGAGGAGCGTCGGCTTTTTTTCAGCGTTGTGCAAAATAGACTACGCTGTGGCCAAGTTCTGACAAATGCACATCGCTGCATATTTGCACACAATTCACAcaaattgctattttttttttaaatagagaCAAATAAAGTTGTGATTGTTGGATTTGATTGCGGTACTATGTCTTGAATATTATTCTAAATCGGCAAAATAATTTAGGTGGACAGGGCAGTCAGTATAAGATCCGGTTTAAGTGTAACTAAACAACATATGCCATCTAGTGTTGAATGGTGATATTACAACTTAAGACTACAATCAACCCTGCATATTCGTAATTCGGTTTCCACGGATTCGCATATTCAGATTGTTTTCCCACATTTTCCCCcagcaattttaaaatattttctgtttttgccCAATTTAGCATGTTTTTCACAGGTTTATTTGCGTTTTTGCAAGAACTCTTGATTAAAAttcaaatcctttttttggtttgtttcatttttggggGTGGTGGAATTAATCACGTGGGTCACTCAGAGTGGAGTCACGGACTGCTGCCTTCAATTGCTCATTCTTTGTATAAACAATATGGCATCAATTGTAGTACATGATTTCGTGGGAAAGGCTTTTTGGTCGATCGTGCTGGAGTGTTTTGATGACTGTAAGCGTAGGCAGGAAATGACTTCCCAGATGATCTCGGCAAAGGAATGAGCACTTGTTGCCTCGTGTGCTCTTCCTGTGACATTTACTTTTGTTTGACATTGTACAGACACGTGTGTCTGGATTTGGTCAAACTTTTGCAGCCATCAGTGCGGGGGTTTTATCCGGCCTGTTGTACTATTCTGAAGGAAAATTCTTTTAGATTGAGACAAAAAATTGTGatttcaagataaaaaaactcaatttgaaattttgaggAAAGACATCTACATAAATCTTTAATGAGAAAATTGTGTAGTTTTGATGGGAtaattacaagaaaaaaaatcatgtgagGTCAAAATATAAGGACAAATAACTGGCAAGTAATTTTGTGAGGAggaaaatatataattaaagattattcttttattacataaaatgtaatgagaataaagtcatattttattctataaaaaaaataaaatgtattcactGGCACCCACGTCACTTACCAAGCCAAGCCCCATCTTAGAACACTCTCATAGTTTATATTGGTATTATTATGCATAAAGCttacaaatatatacacacagtaattaataaaacacaaacagtatGCTTGCTACTTTGTTGATTCTCATCTATCAAGTCAAAGTTTTCAAAAGGGTTAAACCCTCATCAGCAATAAATTGACTCCTTAAATGGGGGGTCCCTGCAGATATAATGTCCCGACCACCTCCACCCCCACCGATGCGATGATCCCTCTTCCCCTCCCTCCAGGGACAGTGAGCCACCATCTGCCAGTAAGGGAACACCACTGGCGGGGGGAGGTGGGGGCACGTGTCCATCTGGAGGGACCAAAGTCAAACCAACGCAATCCATAAAAAGGTTGGAAGCTGTAATACAAGGGATAAAATGATAACTACATTctgttaaaaataatacagaatgtttttaaacttacgattcaattaaaatgttatcAAGAATATTCAAAAGTCTGTGAAtaactcaaaacaaaacaaatttaaaattgtaatcaatctttttgttattttattggaATAAAGTCCTGTTtttgtgagagaaaaaaaaaatctgaatgtgacaagaaacaaaaactggGTCCATTAAATAATTTCCAATAAATGGTGTGGTGTTGTTTGATAAAAGTTTATATTTACTTTGAaccaattaaaatgaaaatttctGATATATAACAGGTCATCACATAAATCTGACATCATTACACAGATATTTTTtagaacactttttttttagcaatcgGCATGTTCTTTGTTCCTTTTGGGGAGGGCCTGCTAGTATAAGCCCATTTAAGCCGCTTTTCTAAAATGAAATACCTGTAATTTTCAAGTTCACTTCGAGTTGGATATCACAATAATATAAAGTTAATATAATCAAAATTGATCTTTAAGTTATCTTTAAATTAAACCTAACTTTACAACATgcttttgttattgtattttttttctcatgatttttttttttgtatttgaccATAACATTCTGAATTTCCCCCCCCCGCTCTCCTACATAAGAAAACACTCGGGACGCTCCAATGGCCGTCCAATGGAAGGAGTGGTTTGGGGTGGAAGGTGGGGTGGGTGACTTTGCCCCTGACGCCTGTAACCCCACGCTCCGCCACTGCGCGTCCGTAGGAGCCGGTTGAGTATCTGCGTTATCTCCGCATGTTTGACAAGAGAGGAAGTGTTTGACTGATctctttctccctccctccctctcttcccTGTATCtatttccacacacacacacacaaaagaaataaaaagtggcGTCCTGTGATTCGCGCGCGTTACACGTTGTTTACTTTTTCGTGCTCGCTTCCGcgcatttgtctttttttttttttttttgtattcctcctcctcctccatatGGGTGACCGTCGCGCTATTGTGGATATATAGAGGCAGAGACACACCATGGAGGAGGACATGATGGAAGCGTGGTTGGACGACCACCTCGACTTCACGCACTCCTACTTTGTCCGGAAAGCGTCCAGGTAAAAAGCGAGCgacgtgcgtgcgcgtgcatgtttttttttttttttttaacaagcctTTATAGTGGTGGTGTGCTACTTGCAATGTGTGTTACATGAAAATTGTGCAGGGGGTCATTCAATGATTAACTTTTACAGCATGCTGTTTTAATGTGTGCTCTCCAATGCGTCCTCGTGATAATTAGATAAGGCAAATATGTGTGCACTTCTGATTATGAGCAGTTTTCTTCAACAATTGACACATTAATAATGCATAttaaagaacaaaatgtgTCATCGCTAATTTTGTGggtagggggaaaaaacccgTAATTTTCGTCAGATATGACAACTTAACATTTTtatctgaaaataaaatagaacacTTAAAAAGTGATCAATTACTTTTTTAGACCAATCAGTTGCTGGTGTAAATAgtagggagagaaaaaaatggacacacCCCTATTCAACTGACAGGTCATGATGCTatatgaaaaataaaccatttcaaaactttCTGCACCATCAATGTGACCTTATAACCTCTCCAACtcaactgacattttttttcccaatctcttaacgagggtaaataaaaataactgagAAGGTTGCAAGAGTTAATGTGTGAATTTGCTTAAAACGAAGAATTAACTAATCACATTATAAGAAATAGGAGTCAGCCAACAGTTAATCATTAGAGTAACCTAACACCAAAAATtctgaaatgaaaatcaattAAGTTTTCCTGACATTTCTTTAGAGTTGCAAATTGCAGCACAAGCCAGTCTGCAGAGAACTTTCAGTGTCTGATGGATCTCATTGTTGAAAGGTAGAAGTCCGGAGAAGGATACCAAAAGGATTTCCAAGGCGATAAAATAACAATGGAACACACTGAAGATGTTCCTCCAAAATTGATGATTTGTTAGGGAGGCTGCACTATTCTGTCCTCTCCCTATTGTGATTATGATTTGTTAACTGTCAATGATTGGATTTGTATGTCCTGCTAACAGGGACATGGTGAATGCCTGGTTTGCCGAACACGTCCACGCCATCACGCCGTCCGCCTCCAAAGACAACCCGTCCTCCACGGATCCCGCCGTCCTTAGAGTTTCGGACAATTACTCTCCGGAGGCCAACGCCAACCAACCGCCCGGCGTTCCTGTTCGCAAAATCTCCGCCTCCGAATTCGACCGCCCTCTCCGGCCCATCGTGGTGACGGACGAGGAGGGCTCGGTGACGTTTCTGAGCGACGCGGAGCACAAGAGCGTCCCCCGGCGGGGCTCCGGGATGCCGGACGGGGACGCTGGCGGCGGAAGCGCCAAGGCGGGGAGCGGCGGCAGTAACCGGGGTGATCGTTGCGCTCGACTACTGGAGCTGGTGAAGGACGTTTCGAGCCATCTGGACGTGACAGCACTCTGCCACAAGATCTTCCTTCACATCAACGAGCTCATTGCTGCCGACCGCTACTCACTATTTCTGGTGGGGGGGAGACGGGGCACTGCGCTCTTAAAAACAGaatgttttgtccaatcgGATCAATTTGGTGCTACGTTGCAAATAGCAGAAATTTTATGTAATTGATGCTCTCCGAAAGACTTTTATAATTGCCTGTAAATGCCCACCAGATGGTGGCAAACCACTATTTTTATCTAAATGCAGCTTCtcacttcaacatagttcCTTGACACCAagacacctgaaaatggcagcAAAGTACGACTTTTGGTAAACCAAAGTCCTCAACCCACTTTAGCATAGTTACCTTAGACCAGGATGCCACAAGACAGCGTTAAAGAagcaattttatatttaaaaaaataaaataaaatctcactTGAACATTATTCCTTGGTTCCATAATGCCACAAGATTGGCCAgagcacaaaaataataaatacattttgtgaataatggcaGAAAAAACTGCTGAAGTCAGAGAAACatgttggtttgtttgctgtactTCATTGAGTCTAATCAAAAGAGCAAGGCACCAAagcaagacattttgtttgggctTTCAGGTGGGCGAGGACAGCTCCAACACAAAGTTTCTGATCAGCCGCCTCTTTGACGTGGCCGAGGGGTCCACGCTTGAGGAATcatccagcagcagcatccgACTGCAGTGGAACAAAGGCATTGTGGGGCACGTGGCCGCCACGGGACAGCCGCTCAACATCACCAACGCGTATGAGGTAACGTTGACGCTTATTCAAAACATtgcttgaatgttttttcccctctgttATGGGGATGGAAGCACATCGCAATGTTTTCCCGGAATTCTGCCATCGCTTTCATCAACTCTCCTGTAGTTGATTAATGGTGTTCCTCTGATTGCCCTGTCTAATTAGTGCACCTCTTTATGCGAGTGCTCTTGTTTGtggttatgattttttttttaaatccagttCAAACAGGCTACAGTCAGTC
This window contains:
- the LOC119128442 gene encoding flocculation protein FLO11-like isoform X1, with amino-acid sequence MSAAPWLSVLLLFHVVTTKTGGATTTGVTSATGETTTGTETTTGIATTTIVGTTTGAGTTVGATTTGQLTTTGDPTTGTPTAEVETATRVAMTTDDATTTGVSTASEETTTGSEETTTGIVTTTIVETTTGAVATTGGTTTIGVLTPTEEATTGTPTAEVETTTGVATTELETTTGVETTGGATTTGVLTATGILTTTDVETTTGIAVTTDGATTTGVSTATGATTTEIKTTTGIATTTIVETTTEAVTTTVGATTTGELTTTGDATTGTPTAEVETTTRVATTTDDATKAEVETTTGVATTTDGATTTGVSTASEGTTTRIKMTTGLATTSRHTVATTTKGATTASAINTTPLSTTTTATTTTTTLPPPPVVITVVVRVVAVLFVTYVPELANPESPQFIALAQKSF
- the LOC119128442 gene encoding flocculation protein FLO11-like isoform X2, whose translation is MSAAPWLSVLLLFHVVTTKTGGATTTGVTSATGETTTGTETTTGIATTTIVGTTTGAGTTVGATTTGQLTTTGDPTTGTPTAEVETATRVAMTTDDATTTGVSTASEETTTGSEETTTGIVTTTIVETTTGAVATTGGTTTIGVLTPTEEATTGTPTAEVETTTGVATTELETTTGVETTGGATTTGVLTATGILTTTDVETTTGIAVTTDGATTTGVSTATGATTTEIKTTTGIATTTIVETTTEAVTTTVGATTTGELTTTGDATTGTPTAEVETTTRVATTTDDATTTGVSTASEETTTGSEETTTGIATTTEVETTTGIAVTTDGATTTGVSTTTGETTTEIETTTGTATTTIEETTTGAVTTTVGATTTGELTTTGDTTTEYQQLLVQQLLES